One stretch of Cheilinus undulatus linkage group 5, ASM1832078v1, whole genome shotgun sequence DNA includes these proteins:
- the zgc:101664 gene encoding shieldin complex subunit 3 gives MEDVVLHYKPGSAAGLSSLIETTEKLLEPFPCRTPPVFTPWFPAVADRHLPIRPAKPAPIITCSGGLLFSGSRPHTHSTQKQEAEVLDEKPNERSTTTSQVDPQILEDGICISETPHNLLPVSLCTKPERGISSLSPKKHKDGVTFTDSPRKRSWSVFTQRGFPLQSSPSLSKQFHHTVSKHQLHLRQRAKWVISQHNCGGDRDIEQVWRALSRCVRSSSTLPSCNANIQREQAEIWVFCDVLQAEQVGQFLKDELQLSGKISLTVRRLGNIFSM, from the exons ATGGAGGATGTTGTCCTACACTACAAGCCTGGATCAGCTGCTGGGCTCAGCTCTCTGATAGAGACCACTGAGAAGCTTCTGGAGCCTTTTCCCTGTCGGACTCCTCCAGTATTCACACCCTGGTTTCCTGCGGTTGCAGACCGCCACCTGCCCATCAGACCAGCCAAACCAGCTCCTATCATCACCTGCTCTGGTGGTTTACTCTTCTCTGGCAGCAGGCCTCACACTCACTCTACACAAAAACAAGAGGCTGAAGTTCTTGATGAAAAACCTAATGAGAGATCGACGACAACATCACAAGTAGATCCACAGATACTTGAAGATGGCATCTGCATCTCAGAAACCCCACACAACCTCCTCCCGGTGTCGCTCTGTACCAAACCAGAGAGAGGCATCAGCAGCTTGTCtcctaaaaaacacaaagatggcGTCACCTTTACAGATTCACCACGTAAACGGTCCTGGAGCGTCTTCACGCAGAGAGGATTTCCTCTGCAGAGCTCCCCATCACTGTCCAAACAGTTTCATCACACAGTGTCCAAACACCAGCTCCACCTCCGCCAGAGGGCCAAATGGGTGATCAGTCAACACAACTGTGGGGGGGACAGAGACATTGAACAA GTGTGGCGAGCTCTGAGCCGGTGTGTCCGCAGCTCCTCCACTCTGCCAAGCTGTAACGCCAACATCCAGAGGGAGCAGGCGGAGATCTGGGTGTTCTGTGACGTTCTCCAGGCCGAGCAGGTGGGCCAATTCCTGAAGGATGAGCTGCAGCTGTCAGGGAAGATCAGCCTGACGGTTCGCAGGCTGGGAAACATCTTCAGTATGTAG